The following coding sequences are from one Eptesicus fuscus isolate TK198812 chromosome 7, DD_ASM_mEF_20220401, whole genome shotgun sequence window:
- the FAIM2 gene encoding protein lifeguard 2 isoform X1, which produces MVHTTRHKTPRPRPKQNYVLVSNWKANKGSSSSYESGFPTGDHELFTTFSWDDQQVRRVFIRKVYTILLIQLLVTLSVVALFTFCDPVKDYIQANPGWYWASYVVFFATYLTLACCSGPRRYFPWNLILLTIFTLSMAYLTGMLSSYYNTTSVLLCLSITALVCLSVTIFSFQTKFDFTSCQGVLFVLLMTLFFSGLILAILLPFQYVPWLHAVYAVLGAGVFTLFLAFDTQLLMGNRRHTLSPEEYVFGALNIYLDIIYIFTFLLQIFGTSRE; this is translated from the exons ATGGTCCACACCACTCGCCACAAAACCCCTCGTCCTAGACCCAAGCAGAACTACGTGCTTGTGTCCAACTGGAAGGCCAATAAAG gcAGCAGCTCGAGCTATGAGAGCGGTTTCCCCACCGGAGACCATGAGCTCTTCACCACCTTCAGTTGGGATGACCAGCAAGTTCGCCGAGTCTTCATCAGAAAG GTCTATACTATCCTGCTGATCCAGCTGCTGGTGACCTTGAGTGTCGTGGCTCTCTTTACCTTCTG tgaCCCCGTTAAGGACTATATCCAGGCTAACCCAGGCTGGTACTGGGCATCCTA CGTTGTATTCTTTGCGACCTACCTGACCCTGGCCTGCTGTTCTGGACCTAG GAGATATTTCCCCTGGAACCTGATTCTTCTGACCATCTTT ACCCTGTCCATGGCCTACCTCACTGGGATGTTGTCCAG TTACTACAACACCACCTCGGTGCTGCTGTGCCTGAGCATCACGGCCCTCGTCTGCCTCTCCGTCACCATCTTCAGCTTCCAGACCAAG TTTGACTTCACCTCCTGCCAGGGCGTGCTCTTCGTGCTGCTCATGACTCTCTTCTTCAGTGGACTCATCCTGGCCATCCTCCTGCCCTTCCAATAT GTGCCCTGGCTCCATGCAGTGTATGCCGTGCTGGGAGCAGGCGTGTTTACATTG tTCCTGGCATTTGACACTCAGTTGCTGATGGGTAACCGACGCCACACGCTGAGCCCCGAAGAGTATGTGTTTGGAGCCCTCAACATTTACCTAGACATCATCTACATCTTCACCTTCCTCCTGCAGATTTTTGGCACCAGCCGGGAATGA
- the FAIM2 gene encoding protein lifeguard 2 isoform X2, with protein MTQGKLSVANKAPGTEGQQQANGEKKEAPAVPSAPPSYEEATSAEGLKAGAFPPAPAAVPLHPSWAYVDPSSSSSYESGFPTGDHELFTTFSWDDQQVRRVFIRKVYTILLIQLLVTLSVVALFTFCDPVKDYIQANPGWYWASYVVFFATYLTLACCSGPRRYFPWNLILLTIFTLSMAYLTGMLSSYYNTTSVLLCLSITALVCLSVTIFSFQTKFDFTSCQGVLFVLLMTLFFSGLILAILLPFQYVPWLHAVYAVLGAGVFTLFLAFDTQLLMGNRRHTLSPEEYVFGALNIYLDIIYIFTFLLQIFGTSRE; from the exons ATGACCCAGGGAAAG CTCTCCGTGGCTAACAAGGCCCCCGGGACCGAGGGCCAGCAGCAGGCGAATGGAGAGAAGAAGGAGGCTCCAGCAGTGCCATCGGCCCCGCCCTCCTATGAGGAGGCCACCTCAGCGGAGGGGCTGAAGGCAGgggccttccctccagcccctgcagcTGTGCCTCTCCACCCCAGCTGGGCCTATGTGGACCCTA gcAGCAGCTCGAGCTATGAGAGCGGTTTCCCCACCGGAGACCATGAGCTCTTCACCACCTTCAGTTGGGATGACCAGCAAGTTCGCCGAGTCTTCATCAGAAAG GTCTATACTATCCTGCTGATCCAGCTGCTGGTGACCTTGAGTGTCGTGGCTCTCTTTACCTTCTG tgaCCCCGTTAAGGACTATATCCAGGCTAACCCAGGCTGGTACTGGGCATCCTA CGTTGTATTCTTTGCGACCTACCTGACCCTGGCCTGCTGTTCTGGACCTAG GAGATATTTCCCCTGGAACCTGATTCTTCTGACCATCTTT ACCCTGTCCATGGCCTACCTCACTGGGATGTTGTCCAG TTACTACAACACCACCTCGGTGCTGCTGTGCCTGAGCATCACGGCCCTCGTCTGCCTCTCCGTCACCATCTTCAGCTTCCAGACCAAG TTTGACTTCACCTCCTGCCAGGGCGTGCTCTTCGTGCTGCTCATGACTCTCTTCTTCAGTGGACTCATCCTGGCCATCCTCCTGCCCTTCCAATAT GTGCCCTGGCTCCATGCAGTGTATGCCGTGCTGGGAGCAGGCGTGTTTACATTG tTCCTGGCATTTGACACTCAGTTGCTGATGGGTAACCGACGCCACACGCTGAGCCCCGAAGAGTATGTGTTTGGAGCCCTCAACATTTACCTAGACATCATCTACATCTTCACCTTCCTCCTGCAGATTTTTGGCACCAGCCGGGAATGA